Proteins encoded in a region of the Kwoniella shivajii chromosome 3, complete sequence genome:
- a CDS encoding GTP cyclohydrolase II: MAHSARFSHAQQPTQGDLDVLSFLTSDSTNLGPLPSSPTRNPGQLQGQGKKALPRRDSPMDALMISAVIAGSEKVSRHHFGHGMSLARTGAYASCDESRPSSPSSHSPKVVMRSTQAPRSERLRTSSQSHSPSQSTSAIPIPSSKSSSKSPSISTSPLSSSIGKDRPKRKMSMDPTPMSQTLQSASPSSSSNYFHPSHSSLSILPTPLVTSGKASAGKPRVRCMARTRIPTPHGETFLHIYHNSVDTKEHLAIVIDPIQLDPRSKKLAPRGRKEIRSKSLDEIWRHGETEMERIVRGAYIGRLLPGQTVSNPSSISEESQNDITMSSDEIQVPQEQEDVKPLVRIHSECYTGETIGSMRCDCGEQLDEALRQIALPQHLKSQISQQYHQQIHHLHDIDSLPTPDPSRSSSPSSTRSVPGRGVVIYLRQEGRGIGLLEKIRAYNLQDLGHDTVTANLLLGHGADERKYDVAAEILRDLDLANQGIRLLTNNPGKVEGLSREGIKIVERVGMTPRDWKCQTESTNLNYKEEGDDNNNEGEYHAWRERRAGVGLIGAGAAKGAELEKYLRTKVERMGHMIEIPENLDNTSQ; encoded by the exons ATGGCTCATTCAGCTCGATTTTCGCATGCACAACAGCCCACTCAGGGAGATCTCGATGTCCTATCGTTTCTCACTTCCGACTCTACCAATCTAGGTCCcttaccttcttcgcctaCTCGAAATCCCGGGCAACTACAAggtcaaggaaagaaggcatTACCTAGAAGAGATAGTCCAATGGACGCTCTGATGATCAGTGCTGTCATTGCCGGAAGTGAAAAGGTATCCAGACATCATTTTGGTCACGGCATGAGTCTGG CTCGAACAGGTGCTTATGCTTCGTGTGATGAATCAAGaccttcatcgccttcatctcactcaccaaaggTTGTTATGCGATCTACACAAGCACCTAGAAGTGAAAGATTACGtacatcatctcaatccCATTCTCCAAGTCAATCTACTTCTGCCATacctataccttcatctaaatcatcatcaaaaagtCCGTCTATCTCTACTTCACCCCTTTCAAGCTCGATAGGTAAAGATCGACCTAAAAGAAAGATGTCGATGGATCCTACACCAATGTCTCAGACACttcaatcagcttcaccttcttcgtcttccaaTTATTTCCATCCTTCACATTCTTCGTTATCGATCTTGCCCACTCCTTTAGTAACATCGGGAAAGGCCTCTGCTGGCAAACCAAGAGTGAGATGTATGGCCCGGACTAGGATCCCAACACCTCACGGGGAAACATTCTTGCACATATATCATAATTCAGTGGATACAAAAGAACATTTAGCTATTGTCATTGATCCCATACAGTTGGATCCGAGGTCGAAAAAACTAGCTCcaagaggtagaaaagaaatcagaagTAAAAGTTTAGATGAAATCTGGAGACATGGGGAAactgaaatggaaagaatcGTAAGAGGTGCTTATATAGGTAGACTCTTACCTGGTCAAACCGTAtcaaatccatcttcgatTTCAGAAGAATCGCAAAACGACATCACTATGTCGTCTGATGAGATACAAGTAccacaagaacaagaagacgTCAAACCGCTAGTCAGAATCCACTCAGAATGCTACACCGGTGAAACTATAGGTAGTATGAGGTGTGATTGTGGTGAACAACTAGACGAAGCATTGCGTCAAATCGCTTTACCTCAACATCTCAAATCACAAATCTCACAACAATACCACCAacaaattcatcatcttcacgaTATTGACAGTTTGCCCACGCCTGATCCATCAAGATCTTCCTCTCCATCCTCTACAAGAAGTGTTCCCGGGAGAGGAGTCGTAATATACTTACgacaagaaggaagagggaTTGGTCTATTAGAAAAAATTAGAGCTTATAACTTACAAGATTTAGGTCACGATACAGTAACGGCCAACTTGTTGCTAGGACATGGAGCCGATGAGAGGAAATATGACGTGGCAGCTGAAATTCTACGAGATTTAGATTTAGCAAATCAAGGTATTAGATTATTAACCAACAACCCTGGAAAAGTTGAGGGTTTATCCCGAGAAGGTATAAAAATCGTTGAAAGAGTCGGTATGACACCAAGAGATTGGAAGTGTCAAACCGAGTCAACGAATCTAAAttacaaagaagaaggagatgacaacaacaacgaaggtgaatatcatgcttggagagaaagaagagcaGGTGTAGGTTTGataggtgcaggtgcagcTAAAGGTGCTGAATTGGAAAAGTACCTAAgaacaaaagttgaaagaatGGGTCATA TGATTGAAATACCTGAAAATCTTGACAACACGTCACAATAA